In the Bacillota bacterium genome, CATGCCCTTTTCCTCTATGCGCCTGATAATGAGCTCGACGGCCTTACGGCTGAGCATCTCGGGGTTCTGGTCGAATGATGTAAGCTGCGGGTGAAGCAGGGGGTCTATATCCATATCGCAAAATCCTATTATGGCAAGATCACCCGGTATGGCTAGCCCGAGCTCTCTGCATACGCTGTAAAACTTTATCGCAGTATAATCATTATTGGTGATTACCGCCTCCAGGTCGTCATTCTCAGTAAGGTATTCTGCTATGCGGACCTTGTCAGCTTGAAGCAATTGCTCATACTTCAGGCCAGGGGCGACAGCTACCTTATCCACTATGCGTTTTGCGGGCACGGAGAGGCCTTTCTCCTGAAGGGCAGCCGTGAGCCCCGCAATGCGACCCAGTGTAGGGGTCATGGCCGCCCTGTCGCAATTGAAGAAGCCTATTCGCGTGTAGCCGTGCTCCATAAGGTGGACAGCTGCCTGGTAGCCCCCGTCGAAATCCTCTCCTATGACTCTATCGCCGTGTAGACCTTCGATGTAGCGATCAATAAAGACGAATGGGATGCCCTGTTCAAGGAACATATTGAGATCTTTCTCTTCCGGGGGACAATCAGCGGTGTAGAGGATTATGCCGGCGA is a window encoding:
- a CDS encoding GntR family transcriptional regulator, with the protein product MAILKRYLPKHEEIKQFIIQQINDKNYRPHNMIPSEAELCRMFSASRGTVRRALNDLAIQGVIYQVQGKGTFVEDPIKLNESPGIVKRAKVGLVLPFISDTFLSRIVIGVESALAQRDIALILCHTEHDQKVEEEKITQLIDEGVAGIILYTADCPPEEKDLNMFLEQGIPFVFIDRYIEGLHGDRVIGEDFDGGYQAAVHLMEHGYTRIGFFNCDRAAMTPTLGRIAGLTAALQEKGLSVPAKRIVDKVAVAPGLKYEQLLQADKVRIAEYLTENDDLEAVITNNDYTAIKFYSVCRELGLAIPGDLAIIGFCDMDIDPLLHPQLTSFDQNPEMLSRKAVELIIRRIEEKGMGNDSDIVVRIPYKLMLRESCGCNTASNAAAGLVKKAVG